The following are encoded in a window of Salmo trutta chromosome 27, fSalTru1.1, whole genome shotgun sequence genomic DNA:
- the tor4ab gene encoding torsin family 4, member Ab has protein sequence MGDKEDNTGSFSEEAKTEEQKAKPIHPRPSLISPELKAMIRIRTKYQALKRRRLDSATGFFASGRPSTGPDPSLPTAPGRPSMGPGPPTAPEIFTSNVKQPTHRRRRRKGSRVLFPNNCCKVVPSDKDRSRAKPFFVLFGIIVCLQVYNAIENLDDHVTPYDLEGLDKTLRREVFGQQGAIEELMEHLQGYLSTYAHSQPLALALHGPSGVGKSHLGRLLVRHFRSVLGEDLVVQYFTLHHCPVQGDVDQCARELSLWVEEVVEHAEAQEKIPVFVLDEVELMTAPLLDVLQGLLQPNQTNEHLNVIYVLLSSLGQEEITRHILQNVSCTAKSAGALLRRTLAEHHPLWAEMGLDIVSLTLLEKSHVMECLLEEMTQEGFYPDHGHIERLAEELSYFTTMGHQYSQNGCKQVVARVNLL, from the exons ATGGGAGATAAGGAGGACAACACAGGGAGCTTCTCAGAGGAGGCCAAGACAGAGGAGCAGAAGGCCAAGCCTATCCACCCAAGGCCGTCGCTGATATCCCCTGAGCTGAAAGCCATGATCCGCATCAGGACTAAGTACCAGGCTCTGAAAAGACGTCGGCTAGACTCAGCCACTGGGTTCTTTGCCTCAGGTAGACCCTCCACGGGCCCCGACCCCAGTTTACCCACCGCCCCAGGTAGGCCTTCCATGGGCCCCGGCCCACCCACCGCCCCAGAGATCTTCACCTCCAATGTCAAGCAGCCCAcccacaggaggaggaggaggaaggggtctCGTGTGCTCTTCCCTAACAACTGTTGCAAGGTCGTCCCCAGTGACAAGGACCGGAGCCGGGCCAAACCTTTCTTTGTCCTCTTCGGTATCATCGTATGCCTTCAG GTTTACAATGCCATCGAGAACCTGGATGACCATGTGACACCGTATGACCTGGAAGGCCTGGACAAGACGCTGCGCAGGGAAGTGTTTGGCCAGCAAGGGGCAATAGAGGAGCTGATGGAGCACCTCCAGGGCTACCTGTCCACCTACGCTCACTCCCAGCCCCTGGCCTTGGCCCTGCATGGACCCAGCGGCGTGGGCAAGAGCCACCTGGGCCGCCTGCTGGTCCGCCATTTCCGCTCGGTGCTAGGAGAAGACCTGGTGGTGCAGTACTTCACCCTACACCACTGCCCCGTTCAGGGTGATGTGGACCAGTGCGCCCGAGAGTTGTCCCTCTGGGTGGAGGAGGTAGTGGAGCATGCCGAGGCTCAGGAGAAGATCCCTGTTTTTGTGCTAGACGAGGTGGAGTTGATGACGGCTCCTTTGCTGGACGTGCTGCAAGGCCTGCTTCAGCCCAACCAGACCAACGAGCATCTGAACGTCATCTATGTCCTCCTCAGTAGTCTGGGGCAGGAGGAGATCACCAGACACATACTGCAGAATGTCTCCTGCACTGCGAAGTCAGCCGGAGCTCTTCTGCGGCGTACCCTGGCAGAGCATCACCCTCTGTGGGCAGAGATGGGGCTGGATATTGTGTCCCTGACGCTTCTTGAAAAAAGCCATGTGATGGAGTGTTTGCTGGAGGAAATGACACAGGAGGGGTTTTACCCTGACCACGGTCACATCGAGCGGCTGGCGGAGGAACTGTCCTATTTCACCACCATGGGTCACCAGTACTCACAAAATGGCTGCAAACAAGTGGTGGCTAGAGTTAACCTTTTGTGA